The stretch of DNA TATGAGCAAAGCAACTAAAAGTACACTTTTCCAAAACATACTCGCTCGTTCTAAGGATATGTCTACCCTTGTTAGTACCATTCCAATTATTCTAACGTGACTAGAAAATCAAGAGTTGGACCACAAGATACAATAAAAAAGTAACCATCATATGAACGTCACCACACCACCTCTCCAAGCTTCCAAACTGTAGCGGTAGCGGTAGAGAGACAAGAAAGAAATGCAATGCCTAGAGAGCCTATATAAAGGTGGATTGATGGAAGAAAGTGGGAAATACCTTGAATAAAGTTTGTGATTctgaaaaagggaaaagaacaCAGCAATCTTATCAAGGCAGTGCACCTTCCAAACCTCCCCCCCTCTTTGCAGCATCCTCCAAGAAGGCAGAAGGACGTACAAAGAGATTAGGATCCCAGAGGATCAgatattctttaaaatttgAACAATGAAAGAGCATCTCCATGTTTTACCATGCCAAGctaaaattttagagaaagcCAAAGGTTATAAGATATCATAAAACAAACTGGAATCGGATTAGAAGATGCAGGGGGAGGGGGTGATGAAGAAACCAAGGAAAGACTACCGAACGAACAACATGACATGGTAATATGGAGGTGATCTGAGGAGCTGGAACATTGTCGGGAAGGCAAACTAAAAGGTCGTTTATATTTGTGTTAGTTATTTACAGTGAGCAGAGAAGATAATATAGCCTTCCTGCAAGAGAAGGGAGAGAACAGGAACTACCATGACTACtcaaatgataaaagaaaaaagaacaatcTAAACAGCTACCTGCAGCAATATAACAGAGGATTATAATCTCCTCAAGAATAATAAATCTTAGCATTAGTTTTCAGTATTAGTTCAACTCATTACTGTATAAAGAACAACTTCTTCGGATTCTAGAAATGCACCACCAGGGAAAGCAAGCTGCTTCggcttcaaattttcaaaaaagaagGGTAATTCGTCCTGACTTGTAACGTGACCATATAATATAGCTGCTGTTTTCCTTCTTAAGGAACTGCTTTAGTGCAGATGATTATTTAATGGAATCTCCATTGACCTCTCTACAAATACATGAGGTACATACGTCATACAAATAAGTATCAGATAACAGACTTTCACCCGGACCTTCTATAGAAGCTATAAGCCACTGCAACTGTTGCCGCGCCCCCAACAACAGCAACTGTGGCAAGAACATCACTTTGGTCCAAATTTTGTACCCAGCTGGAGAGTTTGCCAAGCCCCTTCTTTTCTTCTACTTCTGTGGTTTTTTTAACCTCCAAACTTCCATCTTGGCAGCATGAAAACCCATTAGCACCTTGACAACAGCTTGTCACATATTCCTTCTTTTCTAGATCGCTTCCTTTGGAATTCTCCGTTTCCTCCATATTCTTTCCATTTGGAATCTTCAGGTGATCATCTTTATCATCATGTTCAAATGAACCCATTTGGCCCCTGCAGACAAGCATGGTTAGCTGTATGTTCCCATAGCTTTTGCAATATTATTGAGGGAATGAAGAAGTTATCCATTAGCATATGCAAATGGAAATGTCTACTTCTAACGTTCTTGCTATAAAGATACTTGTTATATTGACTGTCCGGAACTGAGTTGATCACTCAAAGAGATCATATAAGAACCAATTATGCCGAATTCAGACCTGGGTGACTTTAAATGCGCAGGCACAGAACAGAACAAATAGACTACATTGCTTGCCATAAAAGTTTTTGCAGGATTAGAATTCCCTAGGATAAGTCATGTGATAAGAAGTATCATAGCATCAAAATTAAGCGACTACAATGTTTGTGACATATTTTCTTGGTATGGGATAAAAAGCATGGTAAGGATGAATCACATCAAATTGTGTAGGTTAAGAGAACAAATTCAAAGGGTATTCTAACTAATTTCACATGTCAAACAGAGGAAGAAGTGGGGGAATATCCAAGAAACCTGGTACCAAATTTTACATAGAGATATGTAACTGTTTTTCTTAATGGCTGTTCTTAACTCAAAAGGAAGCTCAATGTGGGAAAACAATTTTCAAATAAGCAACATATAATCCCACTGTGGGAAAGGtaatttttaaatacattaCGAAATTAATCTACCACTTCAATTACATGGAAATGGCATATAAACATTTTACAATGTTCACGCAACATATATATTCAACAGTTCCAATCAGGTTCCATCAGTTCTATTGGAGTTCCATGCCCCTCCATGTACCTGTATCTGTTGTCCAGAAACTCAGCAATAAATACTTCTTGTACCAGATGCCATGTCTCACATATGGCTTAATTCAAGCACTCAAAAAACTCATTCTAAATGCATcaaaaacattaaaaacaaaataaagttaCTCTACAACATGGAAATTTATCTTCTCATACAATATTATTGGCACAAGTTCAGCATGATCCAATTCACATCCAATGAAAATTGCAATCCTTTCTCCAAACTAGAGTCACCAGCAATTTCAGTCATGTGCCATAGAGTTTATATAACCATTATCTGCTACTACAACTTTATCAATAGTCAGTATCATAGAGAGAAGacaagaaatacaagaaataaaCCTCCAAAGACGCTCTATGATCTTTCCCTTTGCAATATGCTGATCCATCAATTCAGCCACGTCATGTGGGGTAACATAACCATACCTACAAAACAAGTACAAGAACTCATTCCTGACACCAGAGTTATCCCAACTAAATCACTTGTAATCAACACCACAAGAAACaagaaagtagatttttctaACGTGAGCTTACCAGTGACCAGCAACTTTTTGTTCCGCATTTACACTGAAAATTATTAAGTTGCCTGCATACTTATGACCCCCAACATGCGAGCAAGCACTCACAAACACCTGATCCTTCAATCCCCTCACTTCAATCTCCTCCTTAAACTTCTCAATGAGAGGTGGCCCACAAACACCGCATCTTCTATCTCTACTAGCATGAGCACAAACAAATACATGAGAACCAGACACCATCCCTTTAACTCCAGAAGTCCATGGTTTGCCATTTACGAGTACGTCCTCAACAAAGCTATCTACATCTGAGTCCTTCAAACCCCTTCAATAAGGACAAAAGAGTAATAAGGAAATGAAGCTCTCCAGTTCCTCATAATTTACTAGCAACTATCATAATCTACTAGCAGCTATCATAATCtcataaacatttaaaatttcgAGAACAAAACTCTAACCGACTCTTTTGTTGTTTAAATTTGGTATAATCTGAGACTCAGTAAGGAACAATAACTCATTAATTTTCTGAATTAGAAGCTACTACACAACCTCCATAGCTAACTGGAATTGACGCACTAAAGCAATTCTCCTAATTTACCTGTACTTGATCATTTCGGGGAAAATCAGAACGTCTCCATCCAAAAACTCAGTCCCCTCGCGTCCCTCGCAAATCGTCAAATTAGTCTGCCACATTAAGCAACGAAGtcaaaaaacacattttcaggTCCAAATCAACCCTAACAAATGCTACACAAACCCCGTTCTTGCATGCGGCATCATTTCAGAAAGATCAAATTCAAGCATCAAATTAGTCTGCCGCATCCGAATACCCTACGCATCATTTCAGAAATATCAAATTCTTAGAGATCCAAGACAGCTCATCCGCTGAGAAAACTGACCTTGACATCAATGTCGTTCTT from Diospyros lotus cultivar Yz01 chromosome 6, ASM1463336v1, whole genome shotgun sequence encodes:
- the LOC127804062 gene encoding altered inheritance of mitochondria protein 32-like; protein product: MGIEQQPRRFLITDARAQRYISSLGFFNIFIHSPATAHPFRYRSSPSTTESAMDGDGDGVAENFSSDAIADADVKYGFQRPEMYQSNLVGTVKPYSRHLFLCYKTYESWPSKVEGSESDPLPKLLSGAIKARKNDIDVKTNLTICEGREGTEFLDGDVLIFPEMIKYRGLKDSDVDSFVEDVLVNGKPWTSGVKGMVSGSHVFVCAHASRDRRCGVCGPPLIEKFKEEIEVRGLKDQVFVSACSHVGGHKYAGNLIIFSVNAEQKVAGHWYGYVTPHDVAELMDQHIAKGKIIERLWRGQMGSFEHDDKDDHLKIPNGKNMEETENSKGSDLEKKEYVTSCCQGANGFSCCQDGSLEVKKTTEVEEKKGLGKLSSWVQNLDQSDVLATVAVVGGAATVAVAYSFYRRSG